A single window of Toxotes jaculatrix isolate fToxJac2 chromosome 4, fToxJac2.pri, whole genome shotgun sequence DNA harbors:
- the LOC121180812 gene encoding uncharacterized protein LOC121180812, whose amino-acid sequence MISTYRVMFAVIVLLCLMSLSHSAPLACEDLVRPLDRLDRQHLEGRWILVAGSLSHPPLIERLRRRDSSTVNFSNNTSDGTISFSRSTHLDNKCYYSSYNISLEGSSFTHDDVNTTFIHTSCHDCILLSCDVESAKRQHFYLFSRRREVDQREMEEFRAQVECLNMPPPVVMDPTKKLCLGETASDPVAQTEEKTEGQKN is encoded by the coding sequence ATGATTTCAACATACAGAGTCATGTTTGCTGTCATCGTTCTCCTCTGCTTGATGTCTCTGAGCCATTCAGCTCCTCTGGCCTGTGAAGACTTGGTCCGGCCTTTGGATCGACTCGATCGTCAACATTTGGAGGGCAGATGGATTTTAGTTGCAGGAAGTCTGAGCCACCCACCGCTCATTGAGCGATTAAGACGTAGAGACAGTTCCACTGTTAACTTCTCCAACAACACCAGTGACGGCACCATCTCCTTCAGTCGCAGCACACATTTAGACAACAAGTGCTACTATTCATCCTACAACATCTCCCTGGAAGGCAGCAGCTTCACCCATGACGACGTTAACACGACCTTCATCCACACATCCTGCCATGACTGCATACTGCTGAGCTGTGATGTAGAGTCAGCGAAGCGACAGCACTTCTACCTgttcagcaggaggagggaggtggaccagagggagatggaggagttCAGAGCCCAGGTGGAGTGTCTGAACATGCCTCCACCTGTTGTGATGGATCCTACCAAGAAGCTTTGTCTGGGAGAGACTGCCAGTGATCCAGTAGCTcaaactgaagagaaaacagaaggacaaaaaaactga